Proteins from a genomic interval of Piscinibacter sp. HJYY11:
- a CDS encoding thiazole synthase has product MNPTPWSVYDTPLTSRFFLGSSGYPSPAVLRQCIEASGTQVVTVGLRRTLAGGGDNGFVAEIVSALRERGGHLLPNTAGCRTAREAINLARMARELYDTPWIKLEVVGDEHTLQPDPWELLLAAEALSKEGFCVFPYCTDDLVTCRRLLDAGCTVLMPWGAPIGSGQGLLNPQALRTLRERLPDVPLIVDAGLGTPSHAVLALELGLDGVLLNSAVSQSGDPVRMATAFAHAVQAGRLAREAGAMAAQTMAVPTTPVTGRPFLID; this is encoded by the coding sequence ATGAACCCCACACCCTGGTCGGTCTACGACACCCCGCTCACCAGCCGCTTCTTCCTCGGCTCCTCCGGCTATCCCTCGCCTGCGGTGCTGCGCCAGTGCATCGAGGCCTCGGGCACGCAGGTGGTGACCGTCGGCCTGAGGCGCACGCTCGCCGGGGGTGGCGACAACGGCTTCGTGGCCGAGATCGTCTCCGCCCTGCGCGAGCGCGGTGGGCATCTGCTGCCCAACACCGCCGGCTGCCGCACCGCACGTGAAGCGATCAACCTCGCGCGCATGGCCCGCGAGCTCTACGACACGCCGTGGATCAAGCTCGAAGTGGTGGGCGACGAGCACACGCTGCAGCCCGACCCGTGGGAGCTGCTGCTCGCCGCCGAGGCGTTGTCGAAGGAAGGCTTCTGCGTCTTCCCCTACTGCACCGACGATCTCGTGACCTGCCGCCGACTGCTCGACGCTGGTTGCACGGTGCTGATGCCCTGGGGCGCGCCCATCGGCTCGGGCCAGGGCCTGCTCAACCCGCAAGCGCTGCGCACGCTGCGCGAGCGGCTGCCAGACGTGCCCTTGATCGTCGACGCCGGCCTCGGCACGCCGTCGCACGCGGTGCTCGCGCTGGAGCTCGGCCTCGATGGCGTGCTGCTCAACTCGGCCGTCTCCCAATCGGGCGACCCGGTGCGCATGGCCACGGCCTTCGCGCATGCGGTGCAGGCCGGGCGCCTGGCACGCGAGGCCGGCGCGATGGCCGCGCAGACGATGGCGGTGCCCACCACGCCGGTCACCGGCCGTCCCTTCCTGATCGACTGA
- a CDS encoding PfkB family carbohydrate kinase, whose translation MKTPIVWSISGQDSGGGAGLSADQRAADAAEVHLCPIVAALTAQSSVAVESVHPVPPEQLHAQLEALADDLAPRALKTGLLGSVANVRVVAQWVDRLRQRGPLALVVDPVLRASTGESFANVALVEAYRRELLPRATFVTPNRREAARLLLRHDHDVPDQARDLRALGTEAVCITGGDAEEPAARDHWHSAHATGWLTLPRRTASNTHGTGCTFATALAAAIARGFVPADAAVIAKMLTTSGLHPDALNPGRGAGPVRPHHGFITDRSLLPTLSDDEPLAPPPGTAAPVQGLYAITDHAAHVETLVEHGVRTVQLRLKRTEGEPDAAWQARLLGQISHARAAALAHGATLIVNDHWQQAAALGVDFVHLGQEDLLALGHEERDQLARARAAGLRLGLSSHSLWELARAAAWQPDYIACGPVWPTLTKAMPWRPQGLHNLAWWAAMSPAPVVAIGGILAPEQLTAVARAGASAGCVVRGLQADSPYTASTWLEAWQHGAGTRPGAIGWPQPSLDAA comes from the coding sequence ATGAAGACCCCCATCGTCTGGAGCATTTCCGGCCAGGACAGCGGCGGCGGTGCGGGCCTCAGCGCCGACCAGCGCGCCGCCGATGCCGCCGAGGTGCACCTGTGCCCCATCGTCGCCGCGCTCACCGCGCAGAGCAGCGTGGCCGTCGAGAGCGTGCACCCGGTGCCGCCCGAACAGCTGCACGCCCAGCTCGAAGCGTTGGCCGACGACCTCGCGCCGCGCGCCCTCAAGACCGGGCTGCTCGGCAGCGTGGCCAACGTGCGCGTGGTCGCGCAATGGGTGGACCGGCTGCGCCAGCGTGGGCCGCTCGCGCTCGTCGTCGACCCGGTGCTGCGCGCGAGCACGGGCGAGAGCTTTGCGAACGTCGCACTCGTCGAGGCCTACCGGCGCGAGTTGCTGCCTCGCGCGACCTTCGTCACGCCGAACCGGCGCGAAGCGGCGAGGCTGCTGCTGCGCCACGACCATGACGTGCCCGACCAGGCGCGCGACCTGCGCGCCCTCGGCACCGAGGCCGTGTGCATCACCGGCGGCGATGCCGAGGAACCTGCCGCGCGCGACCACTGGCACAGCGCGCACGCCACCGGCTGGCTCACCCTGCCGCGACGCACGGCATCCAACACGCACGGCACCGGCTGCACCTTCGCCACCGCGCTCGCCGCCGCCATCGCGCGCGGCTTCGTGCCGGCCGATGCCGCGGTGATCGCGAAGATGCTCACCACCTCGGGCCTGCACCCCGATGCGCTGAACCCGGGTCGTGGCGCCGGCCCGGTGCGCCCGCACCACGGCTTCATCACCGACCGCAGCCTGCTGCCCACCTTGAGCGACGACGAGCCGCTCGCGCCGCCGCCCGGCACGGCCGCACCGGTGCAGGGCCTCTACGCCATCACCGACCACGCAGCCCACGTGGAGACGCTGGTGGAGCACGGCGTGCGCACGGTGCAGTTGCGCCTCAAGCGCACCGAAGGAGAGCCCGATGCGGCCTGGCAGGCCCGCCTGCTCGGGCAGATCAGCCACGCGCGCGCCGCTGCCTTGGCCCACGGCGCCACGCTGATCGTCAACGACCACTGGCAACAGGCGGCCGCGCTCGGCGTCGACTTCGTGCACCTCGGCCAGGAAGACCTGCTCGCCCTCGGCCACGAAGAGCGTGACCAGCTCGCACGCGCGCGTGCCGCCGGCCTGCGCCTCGGCCTGAGCTCGCACAGCCTGTGGGAGCTGGCGCGCGCGGCCGCCTGGCAGCCCGACTACATCGCCTGCGGCCCGGTGTGGCCCACGCTCACGAAAGCCATGCCGTGGCGGCCGCAGGGCCTGCACAACCTCGCGTGGTGGGCCGCGATGTCACCGGCACCGGTGGTGGCGATCGGCGGCATCCTCGCGCCGGAGCAGCTCACGGCGGTGGCCAGGGCCGGCGCGAGCGCAGGCTGCGTGGTGCGGGGCCTGCAGGCGGACTCGCCGTACACGGCAAGCACCTGGCTCGAAGCGTGGCAGCACGGCGCAGGAACACGCCCTGGTGCGATTGGCTGGCCGCAGCCGTCGCTGGACGCCGCTTAA
- the thiS gene encoding sulfur carrier protein ThiS: MPDLVYLNGDARPWRPGLNLLALLKGEPPAAETGKVATALNGEFVPEALRAHTLLQPGDQVTVFTAIVGG; the protein is encoded by the coding sequence ATGCCTGATCTGGTGTACCTCAACGGCGATGCCAGGCCGTGGCGACCCGGCTTGAACCTGCTCGCGCTGTTGAAGGGCGAACCGCCGGCCGCGGAGACCGGCAAGGTGGCCACCGCGCTCAACGGCGAGTTCGTGCCCGAGGCGTTGCGCGCACACACGCTGCTGCAACCGGGCGACCAGGTGACTGTCTTCACTGCCATCGTCGGAGGCTGA
- a CDS encoding FAD-dependent oxidoreductase: MSSMRIAIAGAGVLGRLLAWKLSRQGHAVQVVDPAPGPDAPPLGATLPQAVAAGYTAAGLLSPLAELDHAEPELAALGWRSIVLWRDVASALAPDAPQTLLRVQGSLLVAHNADMGSALRVMVKLRSACEADPGAWPAPEIVPASELRVMEPELLPGLSAWWLPGEGQLEPRLLLEALAAHATGVQWHWGQRVTHVQPGCLQLEEGQRIACDLAIDARGLGARDDVPGLRGVRGELVWLHAPGVHLRHPVRLLHPRHRVYIVPRAGQHIVVGASEIESEDRSPVSLRSAVELMAAAHSVLPGLAEARIVHLDTNLRPAWPDHQPRIETSPGLLRITGLYRHGWLLAPALVDDALKQVLPEPAHA, translated from the coding sequence ATGAGCTCCATGCGCATCGCCATCGCCGGCGCGGGCGTGCTCGGCCGCCTGCTCGCCTGGAAGCTCTCTCGCCAGGGCCACGCGGTGCAGGTTGTCGACCCCGCTCCCGGCCCGGATGCGCCCCCTTTGGGCGCGACGCTCCCGCAAGCGGTGGCTGCCGGCTACACCGCCGCCGGGCTGCTGAGCCCGCTGGCCGAGCTCGACCATGCCGAACCCGAGTTGGCCGCGCTCGGCTGGCGCTCCATCGTGCTGTGGCGCGACGTGGCCTCGGCCCTCGCGCCGGACGCCCCGCAGACCCTGCTGCGCGTGCAGGGCAGCCTGCTCGTCGCGCACAACGCCGACATGGGCTCGGCGCTGCGCGTCATGGTCAAGCTGCGCAGCGCGTGCGAAGCCGATCCCGGCGCCTGGCCCGCGCCCGAGATCGTGCCGGCGAGCGAGCTGCGCGTGATGGAGCCCGAGCTGCTGCCCGGCCTGAGCGCGTGGTGGCTGCCCGGTGAAGGCCAGCTCGAACCGCGCCTGTTGCTGGAAGCCCTGGCCGCACACGCGACCGGCGTGCAATGGCACTGGGGCCAGCGCGTCACGCATGTGCAGCCCGGTTGCCTGCAACTCGAAGAAGGCCAGCGCATCGCCTGCGACCTGGCGATCGACGCGCGCGGGCTCGGTGCCCGCGACGACGTGCCCGGTCTGCGCGGCGTGCGTGGCGAGCTCGTGTGGCTGCACGCGCCGGGCGTGCACCTGCGCCACCCGGTGCGGCTGCTGCACCCGCGCCACCGCGTCTACATCGTGCCGCGTGCCGGCCAGCACATCGTGGTGGGCGCGAGCGAGATCGAGAGCGAAGACCGCTCACCCGTGAGCCTGCGCAGCGCCGTCGAGCTGATGGCCGCGGCGCACAGTGTGCTGCCCGGCCTGGCCGAAGCGCGCATCGTGCACCTCGACACCAACCTGCGCCCCGCCTGGCCCGACCATCAGCCGCGCATCGAGACCTCGCCCGGCCTGCTGCGCATCACCGGCCTCTACCGCCACGGCTGGCTGCTCGCGCCGGCGCTGGTCGACGATGCCTTGAAGCAGGTGCTGCCGGAGCCCGCCCATGCCTGA
- the amrS gene encoding AmmeMemoRadiSam system radical SAM enzyme — protein sequence MNARWWHALPDGRIQCDLCPRDCKLHEGQRGLCFVRQRVGDEMQLTTYGRSSGFCIDPIEKKPLNHFYPGSGVLSFGTAGCNLACKFCQNWDISKSREMDRLMDEASPERIAAAAKDSGALSVAFTYNDPVIFAEYAMDTADACHAQGVKTVAVTAGYIHAEPRREFYAKMDAANVDLKAFTESFYQQQTGSHLAPVLDTLQYLHHETACWLEITTLLIPGLNDSADEIEQMTRWLADHLGPDVPLHFTAFHPDYKMSDRPRTPMETLTRSREIALANGLHNVYTGNVHDAEGGTTHCPGCRAALIERDWHAVLRYELDAKGACPHCGTPIAGRFATAFERGFGRRRIPVRMAA from the coding sequence ATGAACGCGCGGTGGTGGCATGCCCTGCCCGATGGCCGCATCCAGTGCGATCTCTGCCCGCGCGACTGCAAGCTGCACGAGGGCCAGCGCGGCCTGTGCTTCGTGCGCCAGCGGGTGGGCGACGAGATGCAGCTCACCACCTACGGCCGCAGCTCCGGCTTCTGCATCGACCCCATCGAGAAGAAGCCGCTCAACCACTTCTACCCCGGCTCGGGCGTGCTCTCGTTCGGCACCGCGGGCTGCAACCTCGCCTGCAAGTTCTGCCAGAACTGGGACATCTCCAAGAGCCGCGAGATGGACCGCCTGATGGACGAGGCCTCGCCCGAGCGCATCGCGGCCGCCGCGAAAGACAGCGGCGCGCTGAGCGTGGCCTTCACCTACAACGACCCGGTGATCTTTGCCGAGTACGCGATGGACACGGCCGATGCCTGCCATGCGCAAGGCGTGAAGACGGTCGCGGTGACCGCCGGCTACATCCACGCCGAACCACGCCGCGAGTTCTACGCCAAGATGGACGCGGCCAACGTCGACCTGAAGGCCTTCACCGAAAGCTTCTACCAGCAGCAGACCGGCTCGCACCTCGCGCCGGTGCTCGACACGCTGCAGTACCTCCACCACGAGACCGCTTGCTGGCTGGAGATCACCACGCTGCTGATCCCCGGCCTCAACGACAGCGCCGACGAGATCGAGCAGATGACGCGCTGGCTCGCCGACCACCTCGGCCCCGACGTGCCGCTGCACTTCACCGCCTTCCACCCCGACTACAAGATGAGCGACCGGCCGCGCACCCCGATGGAGACGCTGACGCGTTCGCGCGAGATCGCGCTGGCCAACGGGCTGCACAACGTCTACACCGGCAACGTGCACGACGCCGAAGGCGGCACCACGCATTGCCCGGGTTGCCGGGCCGCACTGATCGAGCGCGACTGGCATGCGGTGCTGCGCTACGAGCTTGATGCGAAGGGCGCGTGCCCCCATTGCGGCACGCCCATCGCGGGGCGCTTCGCCACGGCCTTCGAGCGCGGCTTCGGCCGCCGGCGCATCCCGGTGCGGATGGCGGCTTAA